In Chloracidobacterium sp., the genomic window TTGCGGCCGGAAGCTTCGTGATAGAGAACATGCGAGACCGTTCTCCTGATTCCAGGATCAGTATGGGATAAAGTTCTTCTCACCGATATGAACTGATCCGTCTCGCCGGTCCTGATAGAACTGGGTGTATCACTGGCGCATGTCGGTATCTTAGCCCGGAGTCGTTGCGACTTTAAGTTCTAATTTGTAATAAACAGTCTTTGCTCCGGTCAGAGGATCTGGGTTAAGAACCTGGGGCGATCCCGAGATGACGACTGACATCGCTTTCAGGTCTTCCATTCCATCCCCGAGTTTTCCTTTCTGCTTTAGATATTCGATCGTTTCGAGGAATGTTGAATAGAAGTAGTCGAAACCCGTTCTGCCGGTCCCACCTCAAGCGAAAGCAGCCTGTTGAAGAATCGAGGGATATTCGTCTTCTCGCTGTCAGGGGGAAATGCTCGTCGCCATCGACCGTTTTAACAAGCCCCATATCTCTCAGCGCCTGTTTCGGATAATCAGGCCCCTCGATCTCCCGGCCTCTCATGATGCCGGTGAGCACAGCACTTAACGCCAAAGCGCCCTTCTCGCGATTCAAGATTATGTTTATCAGGTTACCCGCTTTTTCGGCGGCGGTCACCCTTTGTAAGGGCTCCCACATATTGCCAAACCTTCAAAGCATGGATTGAGGAGAACCTTTTTCTCGCCCCTCCGAGTTCAGTGAAGACTGAGATAGACTGGTGGTACCCTTACAGGCCCGTCCGATGTAATACTTGAAGTCCTGGATCTGCTTATCAGCGGACCATTTCAATTCGGCTGCGATATGAAGCCGTCTCTGCTGGTTTCCGACAGATTTGCCTGCATGAAGACTGTCGCCGGTCGATGCCACCTCGGGCAGCATCACGGCAATCCTCTTATGCACCGTTCTGAAAGGCGTTCTTTTCGTGAGGAGTTGATAAGTTTCGAAGGGACACCATTGACTTGTCGCGGACGATACTCCGTGTACCATTCGCCGTCCGGATCAGGCGTTTCTCCTTTCTGCCGGTCATCTCCGCAATATTCTCTGACGTAGTTTACGATTTGAGTCAAGCGGATGTTCGGGAACCTCAAGTATTGATAGCTTATCCAATAGCTCGGCTCCCCTTGGCTGGGGACTGCACGGCTCTCAACCTGGTCACCATTGGCGTCTAGAGAGGGATGTATTCTATGGTTCCCTTCTGCTGGATTGGTTCTTTCCGCGGGGAAACACGCGGTCGGAAACAATTTGAGACAGAGTCAAGTAAGAGTTTCTCTCGGACTGAAATCGAGGCTGTCGGTAAAACTGCTTCCTGATCCGCCGCACGCTCTATTTGCTTCTTGGTCTGGCTCTCACCCGTGCCCGTTATCGACACCACGATAGACTCTTTTCTGCCGAGGGGCATCCTCACGATCTCATGGATCAGCGTCGGAACCTTAAATACCGTGATCAGATTGCGAAAGCAGCGTTGATGCTCCGCCCAGAACTGATTGTTTGCTACTTCGGGTAGCTTTTTCCCGGATTTAGTTAGATCCAGGGACTCGATGGATAACTGAAAGACTTCCTGCCAGCCCTGGGCCATGTTGTCGTGCATCCTTCGTTGTCCGCTGGGGTGAGTTTATGAATCACCTCGCGGAACTCGACCGACAGGCCGGATTCTGGATCGATTCCCATACTCAGATTGCCCGCATGGGTATCCGATCCCATCGCATAAGATCCCGGCAGGACCATCTCTCTAAAGCCCGACGCCTCCGGATTCGATCTCTTATGCAAACTGCTCGAAGCTGTCGGAAAGGTGGTCCTGCTCCCCAAAGCCCAAGGCGCGACATATAGGCAGATGTCGCACTTCCCCTGCCGACGTCGCGGAAGAGGTAGACCACTCTCATCCGGGAAACCTCAGGATTCTGGATCTCAAGGACAACTGCTTCTCGATCCGTCGATTTACCGCGGTCGTCAGCAAAAGCGTGCTAGCCTTATGCCCTTCATCCAGAATCCACGACGCCGCTTAGGCCAAGCCAACGGGTTATCTGATCGAGCCGTTTATTTGGCCCTTTTTCAGTCTGGCGATTAGCGATCGATATGTACGAAAACAATTCCGTCCTGAATATCTATCTCACGGTCGGTTGGAAAGGTGCTGATCAAGCGAGTCCGGCGCAACCAGCTAAATTCCCAGGAAACTCATCGGAGACAGCTTCGATCGGGTCGGTTTTACAAAAGCCCGACGGACCACCGCCGTCTCTGGAACCAGTTGTCCAGAATGACTCCCGCAAGCGTCGCCGTCTTGCCGGTTCCAGTTCCGTCGCCGATGCTTATACCCGCACGCGAAACCGTCCGCAAGACGCTGCTCGCCGCCTGTCCCGCATAAATGATCCTCTCAATTGCATTGCCAGCTTTCCGGTCTCCGACAGGTCTCCTTTGGAAGCCGTGGCCGGTAACGAAGCCCGGTGGCAGTTCCAACGATAGCGAAGACCTGGAGGTTTCAGCAATCACTCCCGGATGTGGCAGTCCCCGATAATAAATCGCAGAGGAATAAATGTTTATGTCTAGATCGGGTTGAATGATGCTCTACGGTTGGGGTCGTATTGCTCGAAGTAAGTACCAACAGAAAGTCCTTCCGAACCCCGTTCTTGAATGAGATACATTACTTTTTCACATTGGTCAAAAACGGAGATTCAATGAAATGGATTGTTCGAAGGCATCCTCGGTCGGCTAGAGCAACCGCTATGCGGAGCCGCTCCGATTTGCGAACTGGGCGGCGTATCGATCTTGCTCGACTTTGTACCTAGAATGAGCGTCGTCTTGACGCTCGTGCCGTTGCTGTAGAACTCCCGCCCCAAGCAGTTCTACGAGACGCTTTACTTGTACTTCAGGGGAAAGATATTCCCAAAACCTATTTCCACTGTAGAGGGATCTCGGAGAGCCGCTCTCACCAAGTATCACCGCGAATCGCCCACCTTCTTTAGCCTTCGTAAGGCTGATTCGATATGACGAAAACCGAAGTCGAGGCTGTTATTTTCTTGCAGCCGCCAGTCGAAGAGAATGGCGGATTAGCGAAGAACTTGATGTCAGGAGTAGAAATACGGAAGAAGATCGTCGATGAACTCTGCATCGAAGAATATGGCTTGAACCCCAACTATAAGCCGAGCCTCTCCTCCTTGGAGTCCGATCATTAGCTATCACTTTGGCTCAGCTGCAAACGCCCATACAGCGAGACAACCGGTACCACAGGAAGGTTCGACGCACTGTCTCACTTGTTAAGGTTCAAAGATAAGCGGTTAGATACGCAATAGTAACTGGAGTGGAGAACTATTTGATAGGTGATCTGTGTTTCGCCCCATGAGTCTGCGTCGGAAGCCTTTTTGTAAAGGTCTTAAGACAGTCAGAAACTCCTTCGATCGGATCCTCTGATGCAGTAAGTCGACCTCCGTACTTTGTCTGAATGAGTGGGTTCAGCACGGTTTCCAGCTATCTCGTGATAGAACGCAGGCATCGACTTTGTAATCAAGCCCACCACATCCTTTGCAGATATCAATAAGTTCCTTGTTGGAGATCTTTCGGTCGCTGTCAACAATCCCTGCAACTTGTTTCGATAAGATCTCTGAATGAGGTTCCAGAAGTGCTTGGTTAGCTCGCTCATGACGCAAACTGTCAGCCGCTAATTTCCTATGGCAAGATTTCCAGCAGAAGATGGCTAGCCTCGTCGAAACATTCAGGAGTCATGACCCAAGCCAATCCCGAGACTTCCAGATATTTAAAGAGGAGGTTCCCACGGTCGGCGCATCGTCGATACCTTTGAAACGTCTATCCCACGCGAAAATTTTTGTAGGTTTGTCGCAGGATAAGACACTGCTCCCGCTTGCGTAATGCGATCAGTGAGCCATTGCTCTCGCTTTACATGTGGATTAGTGAAGCAATCTGCATCGAGTAAATTTCCAGGATCTTTTGCCGTGCCATACGCTTGATTTCCCGATGCGAGGTTGCAACTCCGCCACTCCGCGACGACATATCGATCCGGCAGGAAGTGCTGGGCCGCCGCGGCACTGAGGACACCTTCGGTAACCAGTACCATCTTGGTCGTCCTCGAAACCTACGGGGGCCTTCGTGATGAAGCGGCGTGCCAGAACCACATCCTTGACGCTTTCCGATCGACGACGGCCGTGATACTTTCGGGCGTATTCTTAGTCTCAATGCTTTCATCTGGCAAGCCTGGATCAATCCATTCAGATCTAAGAATCCGGAATCAGAGAAGATCGTCGTTATGAGTCGAAGTCACTGCCCAGTGTTGATCTTCCATTCAGTTCCTCGTAAAATCCTGGAACACCTTTGAAATCTGGAATAGCTCCTTCTTTTGCGAGTAACTCGATAAGCGATCGAACCCCAACCGATCCCTTTCGGTAGCCAATTTGGGAAGTATTCCGCAGCGTCTGACCCCCCCCCCTAACTCTATACAGCCATTCACGTTACCATAAATTCGTATACTTTTTTTCAGGTAATGGCGATGGCACATGGAGTCTCCGGTAGACCTTATCCCTGATTTCGACAGGCTAGGAAGCCGATTTTGAGCGTGATAGTTGTCTTTTGTGGCGGGGGTATACCCGGCTCAGGATGGAGCTTCGACCTATGGTAATGAAGATCCCCAACCTTTGCTGCTAAGTCTGTGGGCGTTTTTCGCGGAACGGGCACAGAATGCGATGTTGTGATCTTCCAATTAAATTGCTGCACCAGTCCGGTTTTCCGCAAATTCGGCACGGAGACCTTCTCGATACTCGCTGGTATCCAGTCATCATCACTTTTCCAGCTTTTCCTGCCGCTTCTTTGTTATTTTGTAGCTGCGTCTTCTTTTACGCCTAGGATAGGAGAATTGACCTTGATGGGATCCCAACATCATGGCGTATCGAGATACTCATCTACTGCTTTACGGCTGAGTAAATGCAGAAAATCTTTTGGGGAAAAGCCCCATCCCCTACCGTGCCCATATACCTTAGCAAGTACTTGCTGTTCAACTGTTTGGCCAATATTCCCACCAACACTCCCGTAGGAAAAAGGAATGCCTCGCTGGATAAAGATGGGATTCGAAATCGCTTGTATTCAAAGTTTGGGCCGGGTTCGGCAATTGGGGGCCTTTCAGCTCCTATACCACTACAATCTTGCCGGAACAAGTGCCGGGAGAAATATGGGTAATGGTTCCTCCGGAGAAATGAAACCCGAGAAACCGGTTATAACGGCCCCAGTCGAACAAAACGAGGCTCGACAAACAGATCGTGGATGAAAAAAGGCTATCGGATCGTCACAGTCGAAAGAGCGGTGCTAGAGGCTCTAAGTTCATAACAAAGATCGGTGAACGAACGGCGGTCAAGGCCGCCGCAGAGAGGCTCTCGCCACAAGAAAACTCTGGAGACAAAGCTCGTAAAAAGCAGCAAAGAACTTGGGCTTGAATCACGTACTCGCCAAACATCTGGAGATCATCTTGCCCATGACCAAGGAGCAGGTGGTTCCGTAAGACTAAACTCAATAACCTAGGTAAATGCAGACCGTTCCATCATTTATTTCCCGCTTCAAGTTTGGCTAGTCCACTGATTAT contains:
- a CDS encoding strawberry notch C-terminal domain-containing protein translates to MHKRIAVMLPEVASTGDSLHAGKSVGNQQRRLHIAAELKWSADKQIQDFKYYIGRACKGTTSLSQSSLNSEGREKGSPQSML
- a CDS encoding strawberry notch family protein, which codes for MIAETSRSSLSLELPPGFVTGHGFQRRPVGDRKAGNAIERIIYAGQAASSVLRTVSRAGISIGDGTGTGKTATLAGVILDNWFQRRRWSVGLL